The following coding sequences lie in one Drosophila bipectinata strain 14024-0381.07 chromosome XR, DbipHiC1v2, whole genome shotgun sequence genomic window:
- the eas gene encoding ethanolamine kinase isoform X7, producing the protein MCLCGRARSFTDGITNKLVGCFHKEIDKLNDGNRGLYLPIKTLGVSPEQGESTVIIEKEFSNCTASDDVPVQYSDNVVLVRIYGNKTDLLIDRKAETQNFLLLHTYGLAPSLYATFKNGLVYEYVPGTTLNTESVLGPEIWPLVARRMAEMHRKVKKTGDTSTPLPMIWKKTQSFLDLVPERFSDADKHNRVKDTFLPIARLRKEFNKLYQYLEALDSPIVFSHNDLLLGNVIYTKNLNTVNFIDYEYADYNFQAFDIGNHFAEMCGVDEVDYTRYPKRDFQLQWLRVYLEEYLQRSQIKNKDVEWLYIQVNQFALASHIFWTVWSLLQAEHSTIDFDYVGYAFLRYNEYLARKEEFLSLSAVESNE; encoded by the exons ATGTGtctgtgtggcagagctcgg AGCTTTACCGATGGCATCACGAACAAACTGGTTGGATGTTTCCACAAAGAAATTGACAAATTAAACGATGGGAACAGAGGATTATATTTGCCGATTAAAACTTTGGGCGTTTCGCCAGAGCAGGGAGAGAGTACTGTTATTATTGAAAAAGAATTCTCAAACTGTACAGCGTCGGATGATGTACCTGTACAGTACTCCGATAACGTAGTGCTAGTCAGAATATATGGCAACAAAACGGACCTGCTTATTGACCGCAAGGCAGAAACGCAAAACTTTTTACTACTGCATACCTACGGCTTGGCGCCATCGCTCTACGCCACGTTCAAGAACGGCCTCGTTTATGAATATGTACCTGGAACCACATTGAATACCGAAAGTGTGCTCGGTCCAGAAATTTGGCCCTTGGTTGCTCGTCGCATGGCTGAGATGCATcgcaaagtaaaaaaaactgGGGATACGTCGACACCATTGCCGATGATATGGAAAAAGACGCAGAGCTTTCTTGATTTAGTACCTGAACGTTTTAGTGATGCTGATAAACACAATAG AGTAAAAGATACGTTTCTACCTATCGCTCGCTTGCGGAAGGAGTTTAATAAGTTATACCAATACCTCGAGGCTCTTGACAGTCCCATTGTTTTCTCCCATAATGATCTTCTTTTGGGCAACGTTATCTACACAAAAAACCTAAACACGGTAAATTTTATTGACTACGAGTATGCAGACTACAATTTTCAAGCCTTCGATATCGGAAATCATTTCGCCGAAATGTGCGGGGTAGACGAAGTGGACTATACTCGTTACCCAAAACGCGACTTTCAACTGCAGTGGTTGCGAGTCTACCTTGAAGAATACCTTCAGCGCagtcaaattaaaaataaggaCGTGGAATGGCTTTACATCCAGGTGAACCAGTTTGCGTTAGCATCTCATATTTTCTGGACCGTATGGTCGTTATTGCAAGCTGAACACTCCACTATCGATTTTGATTACGTTGG ATATGCGTTTCTTCGCTACAATGAATACTTGGCCCGTAAGGAGGAGTTTCTATCATTGTCTGCAGTAGAGAGCAACGAGTGA
- the eas gene encoding ethanolamine kinase isoform X8 has protein sequence MKKMSFTDGITNKLVGCFHKEIDKLNDGNRGLYLPIKTLGVSPEQGESTVIIEKEFSNCTASDDVPVQYSDNVVLVRIYGNKTDLLIDRKAETQNFLLLHTYGLAPSLYATFKNGLVYEYVPGTTLNTESVLGPEIWPLVARRMAEMHRKVKKTGDTSTPLPMIWKKTQSFLDLVPERFSDADKHNRVKDTFLPIARLRKEFNKLYQYLEALDSPIVFSHNDLLLGNVIYTKNLNTVNFIDYEYADYNFQAFDIGNHFAEMCGVDEVDYTRYPKRDFQLQWLRVYLEEYLQRSQIKNKDVEWLYIQVNQFALASHIFWTVWSLLQAEHSTIDFDYVGYAFLRYNEYLARKEEFLSLSAVESNE, from the exons ATGAAAAAGATG AGCTTTACCGATGGCATCACGAACAAACTGGTTGGATGTTTCCACAAAGAAATTGACAAATTAAACGATGGGAACAGAGGATTATATTTGCCGATTAAAACTTTGGGCGTTTCGCCAGAGCAGGGAGAGAGTACTGTTATTATTGAAAAAGAATTCTCAAACTGTACAGCGTCGGATGATGTACCTGTACAGTACTCCGATAACGTAGTGCTAGTCAGAATATATGGCAACAAAACGGACCTGCTTATTGACCGCAAGGCAGAAACGCAAAACTTTTTACTACTGCATACCTACGGCTTGGCGCCATCGCTCTACGCCACGTTCAAGAACGGCCTCGTTTATGAATATGTACCTGGAACCACATTGAATACCGAAAGTGTGCTCGGTCCAGAAATTTGGCCCTTGGTTGCTCGTCGCATGGCTGAGATGCATcgcaaagtaaaaaaaactgGGGATACGTCGACACCATTGCCGATGATATGGAAAAAGACGCAGAGCTTTCTTGATTTAGTACCTGAACGTTTTAGTGATGCTGATAAACACAATAG AGTAAAAGATACGTTTCTACCTATCGCTCGCTTGCGGAAGGAGTTTAATAAGTTATACCAATACCTCGAGGCTCTTGACAGTCCCATTGTTTTCTCCCATAATGATCTTCTTTTGGGCAACGTTATCTACACAAAAAACCTAAACACGGTAAATTTTATTGACTACGAGTATGCAGACTACAATTTTCAAGCCTTCGATATCGGAAATCATTTCGCCGAAATGTGCGGGGTAGACGAAGTGGACTATACTCGTTACCCAAAACGCGACTTTCAACTGCAGTGGTTGCGAGTCTACCTTGAAGAATACCTTCAGCGCagtcaaattaaaaataaggaCGTGGAATGGCTTTACATCCAGGTGAACCAGTTTGCGTTAGCATCTCATATTTTCTGGACCGTATGGTCGTTATTGCAAGCTGAACACTCCACTATCGATTTTGATTACGTTGG ATATGCGTTTCTTCGCTACAATGAATACTTGGCCCGTAAGGAGGAGTTTCTATCATTGTCTGCAGTAGAGAGCAACGAGTGA
- the eas gene encoding ethanolamine kinase isoform X6: protein MKKMVLKIHLFSFTDGITNKLVGCFHKEIDKLNDGNRGLYLPIKTLGVSPEQGESTVIIEKEFSNCTASDDVPVQYSDNVVLVRIYGNKTDLLIDRKAETQNFLLLHTYGLAPSLYATFKNGLVYEYVPGTTLNTESVLGPEIWPLVARRMAEMHRKVKKTGDTSTPLPMIWKKTQSFLDLVPERFSDADKHNRVKDTFLPIARLRKEFNKLYQYLEALDSPIVFSHNDLLLGNVIYTKNLNTVNFIDYEYADYNFQAFDIGNHFAEMCGVDEVDYTRYPKRDFQLQWLRVYLEEYLQRSQIKNKDVEWLYIQVNQFALASHIFWTVWSLLQAEHSTIDFDYVGYAFLRYNEYLARKEEFLSLSAVESNE, encoded by the exons ATGAAAAAGATGGTTCTAAAGATTCATTTATTT AGCTTTACCGATGGCATCACGAACAAACTGGTTGGATGTTTCCACAAAGAAATTGACAAATTAAACGATGGGAACAGAGGATTATATTTGCCGATTAAAACTTTGGGCGTTTCGCCAGAGCAGGGAGAGAGTACTGTTATTATTGAAAAAGAATTCTCAAACTGTACAGCGTCGGATGATGTACCTGTACAGTACTCCGATAACGTAGTGCTAGTCAGAATATATGGCAACAAAACGGACCTGCTTATTGACCGCAAGGCAGAAACGCAAAACTTTTTACTACTGCATACCTACGGCTTGGCGCCATCGCTCTACGCCACGTTCAAGAACGGCCTCGTTTATGAATATGTACCTGGAACCACATTGAATACCGAAAGTGTGCTCGGTCCAGAAATTTGGCCCTTGGTTGCTCGTCGCATGGCTGAGATGCATcgcaaagtaaaaaaaactgGGGATACGTCGACACCATTGCCGATGATATGGAAAAAGACGCAGAGCTTTCTTGATTTAGTACCTGAACGTTTTAGTGATGCTGATAAACACAATAG AGTAAAAGATACGTTTCTACCTATCGCTCGCTTGCGGAAGGAGTTTAATAAGTTATACCAATACCTCGAGGCTCTTGACAGTCCCATTGTTTTCTCCCATAATGATCTTCTTTTGGGCAACGTTATCTACACAAAAAACCTAAACACGGTAAATTTTATTGACTACGAGTATGCAGACTACAATTTTCAAGCCTTCGATATCGGAAATCATTTCGCCGAAATGTGCGGGGTAGACGAAGTGGACTATACTCGTTACCCAAAACGCGACTTTCAACTGCAGTGGTTGCGAGTCTACCTTGAAGAATACCTTCAGCGCagtcaaattaaaaataaggaCGTGGAATGGCTTTACATCCAGGTGAACCAGTTTGCGTTAGCATCTCATATTTTCTGGACCGTATGGTCGTTATTGCAAGCTGAACACTCCACTATCGATTTTGATTACGTTGG ATATGCGTTTCTTCGCTACAATGAATACTTGGCCCGTAAGGAGGAGTTTCTATCATTGTCTGCAGTAGAGAGCAACGAGTGA
- the eas gene encoding ethanolamine kinase isoform X5 has translation MAKGLSQIVYHQSVHEFTAHMNSFTDGITNKLVGCFHKEIDKLNDGNRGLYLPIKTLGVSPEQGESTVIIEKEFSNCTASDDVPVQYSDNVVLVRIYGNKTDLLIDRKAETQNFLLLHTYGLAPSLYATFKNGLVYEYVPGTTLNTESVLGPEIWPLVARRMAEMHRKVKKTGDTSTPLPMIWKKTQSFLDLVPERFSDADKHNRVKDTFLPIARLRKEFNKLYQYLEALDSPIVFSHNDLLLGNVIYTKNLNTVNFIDYEYADYNFQAFDIGNHFAEMCGVDEVDYTRYPKRDFQLQWLRVYLEEYLQRSQIKNKDVEWLYIQVNQFALASHIFWTVWSLLQAEHSTIDFDYVGYAFLRYNEYLARKEEFLSLSAVESNE, from the exons ATGGCTAAAGGCTTAAGTCAAATAGTTTATCACCAAAGTGTACACGAGTTTACCGCCCATATgaat AGCTTTACCGATGGCATCACGAACAAACTGGTTGGATGTTTCCACAAAGAAATTGACAAATTAAACGATGGGAACAGAGGATTATATTTGCCGATTAAAACTTTGGGCGTTTCGCCAGAGCAGGGAGAGAGTACTGTTATTATTGAAAAAGAATTCTCAAACTGTACAGCGTCGGATGATGTACCTGTACAGTACTCCGATAACGTAGTGCTAGTCAGAATATATGGCAACAAAACGGACCTGCTTATTGACCGCAAGGCAGAAACGCAAAACTTTTTACTACTGCATACCTACGGCTTGGCGCCATCGCTCTACGCCACGTTCAAGAACGGCCTCGTTTATGAATATGTACCTGGAACCACATTGAATACCGAAAGTGTGCTCGGTCCAGAAATTTGGCCCTTGGTTGCTCGTCGCATGGCTGAGATGCATcgcaaagtaaaaaaaactgGGGATACGTCGACACCATTGCCGATGATATGGAAAAAGACGCAGAGCTTTCTTGATTTAGTACCTGAACGTTTTAGTGATGCTGATAAACACAATAG AGTAAAAGATACGTTTCTACCTATCGCTCGCTTGCGGAAGGAGTTTAATAAGTTATACCAATACCTCGAGGCTCTTGACAGTCCCATTGTTTTCTCCCATAATGATCTTCTTTTGGGCAACGTTATCTACACAAAAAACCTAAACACGGTAAATTTTATTGACTACGAGTATGCAGACTACAATTTTCAAGCCTTCGATATCGGAAATCATTTCGCCGAAATGTGCGGGGTAGACGAAGTGGACTATACTCGTTACCCAAAACGCGACTTTCAACTGCAGTGGTTGCGAGTCTACCTTGAAGAATACCTTCAGCGCagtcaaattaaaaataaggaCGTGGAATGGCTTTACATCCAGGTGAACCAGTTTGCGTTAGCATCTCATATTTTCTGGACCGTATGGTCGTTATTGCAAGCTGAACACTCCACTATCGATTTTGATTACGTTGG ATATGCGTTTCTTCGCTACAATGAATACTTGGCCCGTAAGGAGGAGTTTCTATCATTGTCTGCAGTAGAGAGCAACGAGTGA
- the eas gene encoding ethanolamine kinase isoform X4 — translation MYLYINACEADNDGDLCVSYCSFCEGSFTDGITNKLVGCFHKEIDKLNDGNRGLYLPIKTLGVSPEQGESTVIIEKEFSNCTASDDVPVQYSDNVVLVRIYGNKTDLLIDRKAETQNFLLLHTYGLAPSLYATFKNGLVYEYVPGTTLNTESVLGPEIWPLVARRMAEMHRKVKKTGDTSTPLPMIWKKTQSFLDLVPERFSDADKHNRVKDTFLPIARLRKEFNKLYQYLEALDSPIVFSHNDLLLGNVIYTKNLNTVNFIDYEYADYNFQAFDIGNHFAEMCGVDEVDYTRYPKRDFQLQWLRVYLEEYLQRSQIKNKDVEWLYIQVNQFALASHIFWTVWSLLQAEHSTIDFDYVGYAFLRYNEYLARKEEFLSLSAVESNE, via the exons atgtatttatatataaacgCATGTGAAGCCGATAACGACGGCGACTTGTGTGTCTCATACTGTAGTTTTTGTGAAGGG AGCTTTACCGATGGCATCACGAACAAACTGGTTGGATGTTTCCACAAAGAAATTGACAAATTAAACGATGGGAACAGAGGATTATATTTGCCGATTAAAACTTTGGGCGTTTCGCCAGAGCAGGGAGAGAGTACTGTTATTATTGAAAAAGAATTCTCAAACTGTACAGCGTCGGATGATGTACCTGTACAGTACTCCGATAACGTAGTGCTAGTCAGAATATATGGCAACAAAACGGACCTGCTTATTGACCGCAAGGCAGAAACGCAAAACTTTTTACTACTGCATACCTACGGCTTGGCGCCATCGCTCTACGCCACGTTCAAGAACGGCCTCGTTTATGAATATGTACCTGGAACCACATTGAATACCGAAAGTGTGCTCGGTCCAGAAATTTGGCCCTTGGTTGCTCGTCGCATGGCTGAGATGCATcgcaaagtaaaaaaaactgGGGATACGTCGACACCATTGCCGATGATATGGAAAAAGACGCAGAGCTTTCTTGATTTAGTACCTGAACGTTTTAGTGATGCTGATAAACACAATAG AGTAAAAGATACGTTTCTACCTATCGCTCGCTTGCGGAAGGAGTTTAATAAGTTATACCAATACCTCGAGGCTCTTGACAGTCCCATTGTTTTCTCCCATAATGATCTTCTTTTGGGCAACGTTATCTACACAAAAAACCTAAACACGGTAAATTTTATTGACTACGAGTATGCAGACTACAATTTTCAAGCCTTCGATATCGGAAATCATTTCGCCGAAATGTGCGGGGTAGACGAAGTGGACTATACTCGTTACCCAAAACGCGACTTTCAACTGCAGTGGTTGCGAGTCTACCTTGAAGAATACCTTCAGCGCagtcaaattaaaaataaggaCGTGGAATGGCTTTACATCCAGGTGAACCAGTTTGCGTTAGCATCTCATATTTTCTGGACCGTATGGTCGTTATTGCAAGCTGAACACTCCACTATCGATTTTGATTACGTTGG ATATGCGTTTCTTCGCTACAATGAATACTTGGCCCGTAAGGAGGAGTTTCTATCATTGTCTGCAGTAGAGAGCAACGAGTGA